The Entelurus aequoreus isolate RoL-2023_Sb linkage group LG08, RoL_Eaeq_v1.1, whole genome shotgun sequence genome segment gatctagagggcgtatatagtgggagcatatcagtgatatacttgggccctagaccatgtagtgatttatatgtgagcaggaggattttgaaatctattctctgatgtacagggagccaatgtaaggatttaagaattggtgtaatgtgctcacattttttggtctttgttagaactctagcagcagcgttctgaacaagctgtagctgcctgacagtttttttgggaagacctgcaaggagaccattacaatagtctagcctactggtaataaaggcatgtacaagttgttctaagtcttgagctgacatgagccctctaagtctttttacatttttgaggtgatagtaggccgattttgttactgatttgatgtgactgtcgaaatgtaaatcagaatctaaaataaccccaagatttctggctttatttgaggttttcagagacagtgattgaaggtgttggatgactttaaacctttcttttttagcaccaaaaacaattatctcagttttatcttcatttagttgtaggaaattttggcacatccagtgtttgacttgctcaatgcactggcacagaagatctatggggcgatagtcatttggtgatagcgctacatagatttgggtgtcatcggcatagcaatgatggtcaatgttattattttgcatgatttgtcctagtgggagcatatagatgttaaataaagtcggccccaagattgaaccttgggggactccacacgttacgtcggttggttctgatacaaagtcaccaatggaaacaaaatagttcctatcttgtagatatgacttgaaccagcttaaaactgtgcctgagatccccacccagttttccaacctgtccaaaagtattgagtggtcgacagtgtcaaatgcagcactgaggtccaaaagcattaatactgaagttttgccagagtctgtgtttagacggatgtcatttataactttaagaagggccgtctctgtgctatgaagaggtcgaaatcctgactggaagttgttgtggcagccagtagtaagagaaacgtgcggaactataataaaaagttgaagtatgagcaataaaaaactcctttgtcccacacgccattagactgtacaactcctctctgggagggagggggggtattagaatgacgggggatgcaaaacaataacagtgtaatacgttttcataacatggtcactaatgcctagtttctcttgttatattcttattttactgttatatatgtattctcattgatgctttttgttttttattctattgtaatatttttctattttgtttccatttatacccccattatttacttttttttttttaattcgatctcaattctgtacactgctgctggaattttaattttaattttcctgagggaactctcctgaaggaatcaataaagtactatctatctatctatctaataatgatatgggctgcttgcattgcagcaggcctaTAATAAAGGTTTTGGGACCTGATTTCTAATCAGAAAAATAGTGTCCAAAGGAACAGTTGATCAAATATTTGTTCTCGTCTTCACAGAACTCAATTCGTCACAACCTGTCCCTCAACAAGTGTTTCAAGAAAGTCCCCAGACAGAAGGATGAACCGGGTAAAGGAGGCTTCTGGCAGATTGATCCTCAGTATGCTGACATGTTTGTCAATGGCATCTTCAAGCGCAGGAGGATGTCTGCAAAcagctacaacaacaacaacagtggcACTCACAGACAAAACAAATTGGTTCCAAGTTACCACAGGACCAATGATGGCTGCCCGTACCAAAGTGGCAAGGATCTAGGCGATAAAAGAAAGAGCAACAGCAAAGCTCAAAGGGTGACTGAGTCCCCTCTTCTGGCGACGGACGCCAGCAAAGCGGACATCCTGAGAGGAGATTTCGACCTGACATCCATTTTTGACGACGTCCTGAGCGGGAATTGTAGCACCTTCGAGGATTTGGACATCAACATGGCGCTGAGCTCACTGGGCTGCGAGATGGAAGTTACCATGCAAGGGAGGCAGCACTCGGCCGGGCTGGGGAGCTGGTGCGGGACAGGGGACCTCATGGGACAGAGTCAGCACCTGAACCACCCCCAGTCCTCCTATGGCAACCCGGACGTCAACGTGGCGGAGCTGCACGTGCCGCCGCCACAGCAGCACCCTCGACTGCTGGACGGACAAGATCAGCTCCTGCAGGGTCAGCATCACATGCAGAATTTCGAAGAGGCTTCCTCGCTATTCCAGGAGCAGCCAGAGGAGGCGGTGCTGCAGCCCTGGGAAGAGATCAAAGAGGAGGTGCAGTCCATTTCGCTGACTCTGGATCAGAGCTTTGGTTTGTGTGAGAGCTTCTTTATGGAGATGCAACCATGGGAACGGGTGGAGGCCTACCTGTGATCTTTGACACCAAAACTCATTGACTCCTAATTACATTTGCATCCAATCAAAGTCGGATTTCCAGTCCACCTTGAAGGGGTAGGGTAACCCACCACTCTCTTTGTGTTTTGATTCAAACATTCTAATAATGCCAGACTTATGCTGACTTTACAGAGCAAGTAAACATACGGAAGGACTATAAAAATTACATATATTTCGGGTCTTTCCAAGGGTGCTCTAGACATCTGAAAAATCAGATTGAAAAATCCACTCCACAGCCTTTTTTGTGGACTATGTGACCGTTGTGGCACCAGGTACTCTAAAAGCACTCTGTACGACTGAGCACTGTCATGGTGGAACTGGAAGTAAAAAGAGATACTGGATTCTATTTTGCTACATTAGCATtcaactttttttcccctttttcttTTTACTAACAGTGCAGTAAAACATCTTACATGGCATCGCCAAATGTCTTTGCCGTGTGCGATGACGAGAGACGCAAATACCTTTATGACTATCGTCAAAAATAGCAATCAAGTCACCTCAGGCTATGCTATATTGTATGAAGGAATATATTAATTTACTACAGGATGTAACATAAACCAGGACCATTTTGCTCATTGCTAACTGGAGGCACGGACATGAAATGGATTGCAAACATTATGCACTTTGATAGGCATCATCTAATATttgttctttttacattttttatggtAGTGAGTATTGATCATAATGCATTTCTAATTTCCATTGCTTGCAATAATTTATCTggttaaaaaaatctgttttctttggattacattttttttttctttctgattTACAC includes the following:
- the LOC133655055 gene encoding forkhead box protein J1-B-like; its protein translation is MPVLTSPEIATKFKEKWLHDPVISSDSAPLDDSLTSLHWLQNFSIVSAEPESPNAAAAHGGFSSSASSHHHHLYLTRFPARGGTESPSSPPAGDTAATGMPLYLGSPVTSGSDSTLSNYAHLAGGYPSIPIQASPPVEVDYKTNPKVKPPYSYASLICMAMQASKQPKVTLSTIYNWITENFCYYRHAEPSWQNSIRHNLSLNKCFKKVPRQKDEPGKGGFWQIDPQYADMFVNGIFKRRRMSANSYNNNNSGTHRQNKLVPSYHRTNDGCPYQSGKDLGDKRKSNSKAQRVTESPLLATDASKADILRGDFDLTSIFDDVLSGNCSTFEDLDINMALSSLGCEMEVTMQGRQHSAGLGSWCGTGDLMGQSQHLNHPQSSYGNPDVNVAELHVPPPQQHPRLLDGQDQLLQGQHHMQNFEEASSLFQEQPEEAVLQPWEEIKEEVQSISLTLDQSFGLCESFFMEMQPWERVEAYL